The sequence gttttgatatatttatatatcaaagagatactatccacaggtcacatgtcacagaactatcatttcatttcctttaattcataccatgaaataccatctatattgctttgttatctattgttcattgaagatggtattattcattgtttattgctattgatttattgtccattgccactgattcattgttcattgccattgctatagtcATGTTTCATGCCaatcctatgtatatgtatttgttatgtacagctttatgcttactgagttttatctcattccagttaatatcatgtgatgcaggtgataaaaaggattgaagcggattgtctgaggccggagaagtcatataaaaggcaatgggaaagattttatttggttatgtcacttttgttttgggtttagtgaacatgtgaagttttaaaatatcatgtatttttcTAAATGAATGATGAGGTAAAATTTATGTTGGCATTTGGCTATGTGTTGAAGGATATGATTGTGAATGGTTATGTATATTAGTTTTGGACATGTTTATGAGGTACATGgtatattgttctttccctttcaatTGTTAATGCTTCCGcttatgtttttccttttaaatttaaatgccatgagagggggttgtttcaattggtatcagagcgaaagttctttggactttatatgacttcttctacctaggataatccggtatgttttcgatcctgcatctattgattttaacttTGAGAATTGATTACCtttcattgccattgatgtACTCTTTCTTCCTATCTATGTTAATGTGAGCTTATGTGTAGGACATGCCTCCCAAGCGAAAGACTATTGAAGGAGACGATAGGACCCCTCCCATTGATAAGACGGTAAAAGTTGTATATGAATTTAGTAGGCAATTGAAAGAACAAGCGAAGGTTCATGGTGAGCAAATCCAGCAGTTACTGAGCATGCATACCTGGACTCAGGGTCATGGTCGTGGAAAAGTTCAAGGCACAACGGAAAGTTCTGAAGATGGTGCATATGATCGTTTCAGACGTATGAACCCTCCAGAGTTTATAGGTGGTGCCGATCCACTCGtagctcttgaatgggtcaAGTCATTGGAGGCCATCTTCGATTACTTGAAGTTCATTGATCAAGACAAGGTTAGTTGTGCTGTCtttatgttagtcaaagctgctcgcATCTGGTGGGAAGCTACGAAAGTGACTGTCAATGTTCACGAGTTAAAATGGGATGAGTTCAAAGAGTTATTTTACGCCAAATACTTTTCACGTGAAGTAAAAGCCAAGAAGGTGAAGgaatttctggaattgaagcAGGATGCTTTGTCTGTTACTGAATATACGTTGAAGTTTGAGGAAAGATGTGTTTTTGTTCCTTTTATTGCTGAGaatgataaagataaaggaGAACACTTCCTTAGTGGGTTGAAGCCAGAAATTCGAAGGGATGTGCACATGTCCAAGGTAGTCACGTATCAAGATATCGTGGAGCGAGCTTTGCTTGCGGAACATGATGAGCAAGAAATTGAGAAAGAGAGGCAATTAAGAAGGCAAGCTTTCCAGGCTAGAGGACAAGGTGCAAATGCAAATTTTCGTGGTGGCCACAAAGGTAAGGGTAAGATGGAGCAGCGCTCTAAACCTCCTGTGCCTTCTTCTGATACTGGACGACCGGTATGTCCTAAGTGTGGAAAGCCACacaagggtgagtgtttggtgGGTAGTGGACAATGTTTTTGATGCAAGgagatgttagagtaggtgcacgtcgagccaagtgttggccgagtgttcacaatgaaactctatgtataaacaatctttattttaataatatttgaaattattgttttggcacttctttatctgtatacccatgctagttgcatagataaagtccttgaatatacaaatagtagaaagaatatgagatgctcatgtgatgagtatcatgaaactcatatttggaatactgtatattctaaacagttcctaatCGATTTagccgccgttaagaaggatataggcggctcgagttcgagactagtatctgcgatgtgagtaccatgtttcattggtaggggacattgtgatgtccgagcatgcagataggtgctccttgtagagtgcactgaacaaccctccataaaggattttccaagtggttctcacttatcgagtggaaaagtcctagtttatggttgtacaccattagtccttatgacccgggacaacattgagactctatgtgctagaattacactttgacttgtttaccgactctcatggggtcatcaggtggcaaggttgggtgttctgtcgaaacatataggagtcgatgcattgtagtcggggattcaccgcttacctacgggtatggatatcctatgtgtttttcatgtatatgtagtttgaaatctctgatcagagtatggtggtaattatgaaaggggtttcatagattacaccatcgatgcaactacgacatgacacatagtatcgattcattgacaactctcgataaaccaatggttgtcgaatcggtcgggatatatgagatgaagggaccgtactgtacgctaaccataattgaatggttcttgcaggcactatcatttgatacctagggaatcatgtaagcgatgctgctagacgtttaacatgattggttgggtactatcagacttgagttctgacgttcttattatcaaggagttgataagtaagaatggagcaattggggtatgctcgaataaggacatgtttagtccgaatcacatggagatgtgaacccgcggctagttgtatcaatgaaccattgagggccacacaagtactagctttctagatcccgatgagaagtaaaatagttcaatgtgttgaacggcttataaatgagtttataagcgtaaagaaaatggaagtatgacttctatgagagaaatgtaaattttaatttatggaagtgttcctaaattaaaatttggccaagtaaataatgtatttgaaaattgtgattttcataaacattattatggactaaattaaattaattcaagtgttgaattaattaaacactagtggacctagtagagtccaaataattaaattaattcaagtgttggattaattaaatcatatggagtcttgtagagctcaattaaaataattatttaactagtgggacttgggtaaattcaagtaatgtttaattagtctcaaatatgtttgagataattaaatttagtccatggtttttaatttgattaaaaaccatataatatacatgcatgggaggtgaaaggttgggagactactttttgtgttttcaaggcatggcatgcaacttttgtttttgcttttctcacaaccaagacaagaaaattaagacacactccttccctcccactctccaccttggccgaaattttcaatttttctctccaagtttttctctcatttttcttcttcaagtgttgaggaagaaatattcttctcattgaaaaatcttcttgtttttctagtgcaaaacaagaagggatttacctagcaagtggtgggcctaattttgaaggttggaagcttgtagattagtcatcctttgaagagctaaggtgtttacaccttagttggagccatacatcaatccttgtgattgataggtacatttcttaacacactatgaatgtcattttatgtttattgtatttgctacacaagaatgttggtggccgaaaattttatgctaaaatcaaaatttttgtgcttccgttgcgcttccggtcaccgtaaccgatcccctttcaagtggtatcagagctatggttacgattttgtgtagcatttgcaagatattatattgagattgatttctaaccgcatgagtgtAATTTTTGCAACCAAAACCGAGGCATTTTGTGGGGtgtttcgggcagcatgttgctgcccgtttcgggcagctcgggctgcccatagtgctgcccgtttcgggaagcaagggcagcccgaggggctgcccgaacagcccctttatatttaataaaaaaaataaaaattttttggcatgttggccggaatccggcgacggagctccggcgacggcgatgacgactagggttttcaaaatgtgttttgaaatatcaaagtgtcacgggccttgagttgttggaccattggatggctaacacatttgtgaaattttaaatgggccaaaatgtttttggtgaaaaatgaatttttgggcccttaagtttaaatttacaaaagttgcaaatattttctcatgaaataaataatttaagttggactttaattatttatagtaaatggtgatttacaagaaattcggttataaataaattaatttgaaagtagacaaaggtgtttgtatactttgttaatttagtttataatcgtggcggttagtgattggatcaagatatataatattggatcaattaattattgtgataattaattgatggtgtatgatatgtgatattatgcatgaaggatgatcaaaagcccaagcccaatttgctaggtgtatgctaggatattttgtgttgaatgattgtaataattatcaaatttataaagtgggcttggtttatggcccgttcccaccccatgagatgtatccctatttgccatggatatttatttgtaaatattagtatagtggatgatcaagattggaagatggtggccatgatgattatgaagatcgaagacatgtaaatattggaagctaatgtaatagttgcatttgcatcccgtgcatttccctaggattggacctaggcccgtgtttagctcacacgggccattagtgttggggcgattgatcatccttattttgtttactgtttataatatatgcatgatatgttataaataatgagtatgtgcgttattattatgataataacaaagttgcatgaatccggcaaacatacgatcaaacatggcgagcttttaaataaaattaatgatgagacctttcaaaattaaaaaccctcattttgaataagattcaaaattaatatcaagcccgaaaaggggaattataaatttgtttataatttccatgtcttccatcgacaatgggtgcatgatgaacgctacccgtgctcggggctcggctcatattattgggggggccttgggtgccggaaagctgtgacatccattgacatggtgatgtgaactacgtggaactcccatgatttcggctcatattattgagggaactcatggcgaccgtccattaaggttcaatatcgatgggttaggcttgacacgtgaagatgaacgacgtcatattattgggtcctaatcaaacgtgagacaaaagtttacgtagagggttgcatggagatgcaattggaaactaccttttaggaattgtgattggctgatattattcgggatcataattcgctagttggaccttacgtacctactgaggaaaggagtttcccgttttcactagagggtagtgaaagatgtcaaaacagtgggagcaaatatttatgaagtaaaagtccaaacttcatatcttactaaatattttaaaatagtcatcaacatttatctgttttcacttttcagtacaaattgacaatgtcttcgattcgcaatccgatatctgcaatactcgacaaacacatgttaaccggacctaattacctcacttggctaagaaacctaaaaatcgtcttgaattcggaaaggatagcatatacacttactgagtcgccccctgttgaggctccgactgactgcactcctgaggaattgcagacttacaaggaatggtgtgaccatgacttgaaagccaggtgttatatgctgacttctatgaatgatgagctacagaggcgttttgaggatgcaaagagtgctgctgacattcatttgcatctcaaggagctctttggagagcaaacacggcctcttcggcatgctaccgtcaaggagctaatcactttacgcatgcgagatggggcctcggtccatgagcatggcctaaaagtgattgggctcgtggacaagctcgttggcatggatttgatgttgcctttggagttgaccactgacgtgttactcttgtcactgcctagctcgtttgatccttttgtggtgaatttcaatatgaacaagatggagccgacccttgaggagttggtgaacatgcttgtgacctttgagtccaccatcaagaatgagaagctggttctttatgtgggttcttcatctggtacgaagattgatccacatgggaagggaaagaagcgttctttccaacgtcccaagaagaacgtgcccttgatgaggcaatctccgaatcccgttgtggcagccacaccagttaaggctgacaagactgctgatgaatgtcatcactgcaagaagcctggacattggaggcgtaactgctgggaatatcttgcccagaagggttctggaaatggtatgttctttatcgaagtaaacatttcaattaactctacttcttgggtattagataccggctgtggctcacatctctgtaatgagttgcaggtgatgggaagaagtaggaggctcaaggaaggtgagaccttcttgagaatgggcaatggagcaagagttgctgccaagaccttaagagatgtttacttattgttgaacaatgattttaagttatttttaagagatgttttgtttgtacctgatttggtaagaaaacattgtttccatttctatgttgataaagatggatattcttgtttatttggcaaaggtgtttgcaatatttacaagaatgaatgtttgattggtactggtgaacttgaagacgatctctataacttaaaattgaaagatattccactaaatgtccatttaaaggcagacaccatatgagatatggatgggtaagtctcccaaatattcttgtcttagaatatgggggccctgcttatgtgaagcaggtagtgggagataaaattggattgttgatccattttatgtaactttgtgggatatccaaggaattaagttggatattgtttctatcatccccaagaaacaaaggtgtttgtttctaagaatgcaacctttttggaaaaggaatttctattggatagaaaaggggagatgatagaactcgaagaggttcgagagacacccacaattgtagaacccacacccgaagagccaagagaggagatacaagctcctagaagatacgagagagtctcgagaccacctatgaggtatggtctgcttcttgaagagggccatgatgagcctattcatggatgtgatccaaggaccttcaaggaagcgttatctgatgccgattcatccaagtggcttgaagcaatggaatctgagatgaattccatgcattcgaaccaagtgtgggatcttatggatccacctgagggaacggttcccatagggacttggggcggatgggaaggtattgaccttcaaggagcgattggtggcaaaaggatatactcaaagacaaggagttgactttgaggaaaccttttctccaattgcaatgttcaagtctataaggatattgctagccatggctgcatggtatgaccatgagatatggcagatggatgtcaagacagtctttcttaatagggattttaagaaagtgatttacatgtctcaacctgaaaggtttacatctatcggaagtgagcatatggtatgcaaacttcagagatctatttatggtctaaagcaggcatctaggagttggaacctcatattcgataatacaatcaaagagtttggttttactaagaatcctgaggaaccctgtgtgtataagaaggtcagtgggagtgtggtgacattccttgtgctttatgttgatgacattctactcattgggaatgatgtaggaatgttgcaatcaactaagatatggttagcgagtaagttctcgatgcaggacttgggtgaagcatcttttgtattgggaatacagatctatagagatagttcaagaagattgcttggtctcacccagtccacatacatgataccatcgtgaagcggttctcgatggatgagtcctagagaggacatctaccaatgtgtcatggcgtgtccctatccatgtctatgtctcccaagactgatgcagagatagcggcgatgacgagcattccttatgcatctgcgattggtagcatcatgtatgggatgatatctacacgtcctgacgtggttttagcactaagtgtagtgtatagatatcaatcgaaccctggtcttccacacttgaaaactgtgaaagacatcctcaagtaattgagaaggaccagtaagttgctattggtctatggggtggagaactgaaattggaaggctataccgactctagcttccaaagcgatatcgatgactcaaagtcaacctctaggttcgtattcatgctcattggtgctgctgtctcttggaagagttccaagcgagacagtactgcggattccaccactgaggccgaatacattgttgcatcggatgcagcaaaggaggctgtttggataaggaatttcgtccaagcgttggacgtcattcctaatggagttgctcctatcccggtgttttgtgaaacacgggagccatagctcaggcaaaggagccaaggtctcatcagaaatccaaacaagtattgagaaagtaccacatcctcggagagattgtggaaagagaagtgtctatcgactaagtcggctccgcagataatgttgctgatccactagctaagcctttacctgaaccattattcgagatgcatcgcgaatcaattggtttgaagtatatgggtagttggctctagtgcaagtgggagattgttagagtaggtgcacgtcgagccaagtgttggccgagtgttcacaatgaaactctatgtataagcaatctttattttaataatatttgaaattattgttttggcacatctttatctgtatacccatgctagttgcatagataaagcccttgaatatacaaatagtagaaagaatatgagatgctcatatgatgagtatcatgaaactcatatttggaatactgtatattctaaacggttcctagtcgattcagccgccgctaagaaggatataggccgctcgagcttgagactagtatctgcgatgtgagtaccatgtttcattggtaggggacattgtgatgtccgagcatgcagataggtgctcctggtagagtgcactgaacaaccctccattaaaggactttccaagtggttctcacttatcgagtggaaaagtcctagtttatggttgtacaccattagtccttatgacccgggacaacattgagactctatgtgctagaattacactttgacttgtttaccgactctcatggggtcatcaggtggcaaggttgggtgttctgtcgaaacatataggagtcgatgcattgtagtcggggattcaccgcttacctacgggtatggatatcctatgtgtttttcatgtatatgtagtttgaaatctctgatcagagtatggtggtaattatgaaaggggtttcatagattacaccatcgatgcaactacgacatgacacatagtatcgattcattgacaactctcgataaaccaatggttgtcgaatcggtcgggatatatgagatgaagggaccgtactgtacgctaaccataattgaatggttcttgcaggcactatcatttgatacctagggaatcatgtaagcgatgctgctagacgtttaacatgattggttgggtactatcagacttgagttctgacgttcttattatcaaggagttgataagtaagaatggagcaattggggtatgctcgaataaggacatgtttagtccgaatcacatggagatgtgaacccgcggctagttgtatcaatgaaccattgagggccacacaagtactagctttctagatcccgatgagaagtaaaatagttcaatgtgttgaacggcttataaatgagtttataagcgtaaagaaaatggaagtatgacttctatgagagaaatgtaaattttaatttatggaagtgttcctaaattaaaatttggccaagtgaataatgtatttgaaaattgtgattttcataaacattattatggactaaattaaattaattcaagtgttgaattaattaaacactagtggacctagtagagtccaaataattaaattaattcaagtgttggattaattaaatcatattgagtcttgtagagctcaattaaaataattatttaactagtgggacttgggtaaattcaagtaatgtttaattagtctcaaatatgtttgagataattaaatttagtccatggtttttaatttgattaaaaaccatataatatacatgcatgggaggtgaaaggttgggagactactttttgtgttttcaaggcatggcatgcaacttttgctttcaactttttgcatgtccaagacaagtctcccttccccccattagacacaccttggccgaaaattacacacacttctctccaagtttttctctcatttttcttcttcaagtgttgaggaagaaatattcttctcattgaaaaatcttcttgtttttctagtgcaaaacaagaagggatttacctagcaagtggtgggcctaatttttgaaggaggaggaagcttgtagatcttcatccactcaagagccaagttgtttacaacttggttggtgccattcatcaacctcaagaggttgataggtacaatttttctaaacacactatgtatgacattttgttgtttttgtatttgctacacaagaatgttggtggccgaaaattttatgctaaaatcaaaatttttgtgcttccgttgcgttttcggtcaccgtaaccgatcccctttcaggagatggggcacacggcactgaaatgtcctctctcctcaggcaaaggaaaagtccagggcagaatttttgctatgacgaaggaaagtgttaattcagattcttctgtgatatcaggtaatattttaatctatggcaaagaagcaattacattgattgacactggtgcaacccattcttttatgtctgaagtgtttatgcattcTATATCTGTGGAACCTATTGTTATGCCATTGCACTTCACTATTATGTTGCCTTCTGGTGATAAGATTCGTCCTACTAGTATTCTTAAGGCATGCCCCGTACAGATGGGTACGAGattgttgtttgctgatcttattGTTATTTCGATGGTTGCTTTCAATGTTatattgggtatggattggttatctgcgTATAGTGCTGTGATTGATTGTGTGGGCATGACGGTGAAATTTTTAGCCGATAACCATGATAGTGATGTTTTTGCTGGTCTAGTCTCTTCGGTGGATATTCCTTTTATTTCTTGCCTTC comes from Primulina huaijiensis isolate GDHJ02 chromosome 17, ASM1229523v2, whole genome shotgun sequence and encodes:
- the LOC140962592 gene encoding uncharacterized protein, which gives rise to MPPKRKTIEGDDRTPPIDKTVKVVYEFSRQLKEQAKVHGEQIQQLLSMHTWTQGHGRGKVQGTTESSEDGAYDRFRRMNPPEFIGGADPLVALEWVKSLEAIFDYLKFIDQDKVSCAVFMLVKAARIWWEATKVTVNVHELKWDEFKELFYAKYFSREVKAKKVKEFLELKQDALSVTEYTLKFEERCVFVPFIAENDKDKGEHFLSGLKPEIRRDVHMSKVVTYQDIVERALLAEHDEQEIEKERQLRRQAFQARGQGANANFRGGHKGKGKMEQRSKPPVPSSDTGRPVCPKCGKPHKGECLVGSGQCF